The stretch of DNA CTACTCGCCCGTGACCGCCGCCGGCCCGATGCAGGGGCTCTTCCTCCAGATCCGGCAGCACGAGCTCACCCTGCCGGGCGCCAAGGACTTCTCGCCTTACGTCCGCGAGCAGTTCATGAAGGGCACGCTGCGGGTCGTGCCCGCCGCCGTCGGCTTCTCGCAGCTGCGCAACGACTTCTCGACGCCCCTCATCGTGCTCATGTGCATGGTGGGCCTCGTGCTCCTCATCGCCTGCGCGAACGTCGCCAATCTGCTCATCGCGCGAGGCTTCGCCCGGCAGCGCGAGATCGCCGTGCGCCTGTCGATTGGCGCCACCCGGCGGCAGCTCGTCCGCCAGCTGCTCACGGAGAGCCTGCTGCTCGCGGGGCTGGGCGGCGTGGTCGGCGTGGCGCTGGCCGCGGCCATGACGCGCGCGCTCATCGCCTTCATCCCGGTGGAGGGCGCGCCGCTGCTCGTGAGCCCGCTGCCCGATGCGCGCATTCTCGTCTTCTCGTTCGCGCTCACGGCCGTGACGGGCATCGTGTTCGGCCTTCTGCCGGCCCTGCGCGCGAGCCGGCCCGACACGTGGGGCACGCTCAAGGACACCGTCGGCTCGGTCGCCGCCTCGGGCGGATCGCTCTTCCTCCGCAAGGGCCTCGTGGCCGCGCAGGTCGCGCTCAGCTTCCTGCTGCTGTTCGGCGCCGGGCTCTTCGTGCAGAGTCTCCAGAACCTGAAGGGGACGGAGACGGGCGTGGCGCTCGACAACCTCGTCACGTTCCAGCTGGCCCCGGCGCTCTCCGGGTACGACGATGCGCGGGCGACCACGCTCTACACGCAGCTCAAGGAACGCCTCGAGGGCTCGCCCGGCATCGTCGCGGCCGCCTGGGCCAACGTGCCCATTCTCAGCGGCGACGAGTGGGACAGCACGATGTCGGTGGAGGGGCACGAGGCGAAGGACGGCGAAGACATGCAGGCGTTCATGAACGCGCTGTCGCCCGGCTACTTCGAGACGATGCGGATCCCACTCCTCGAAGGACGCGACTTCCGGCCCGGTGACGCCGGACAGATCGGCGCAGACGGCACGCCGACCACCCGCGTGGCCATCGTCAACAAGCAGTTCGCCGACCACTTCTTCCCGGGCCAGAGCGCGGTGGGACGGCATCTCGCCTTCGGCGATCGGCCTGGGCTGACGTTCGACATCGAGATCGTCGGCGTGGCGGCCAACTCGCTCTACGAGGGCCCGCGCGAGGGCATCCGGCGGCAGGTGTTCATCCCGTCCTGGGGCAAGAACAGCGCGACCTTCTACGTCCGGACGCGCAGCGCCTCCGACGCGACCTTCGGCCAGATCCGGCGGGAGGTGGCGGCGCTGGACGCGGGCATCCCGACCTACCAGGTGAAGACCGTCGAAGGACAGCTCGACGAGACCCTGCTCACCGACCGCCTGATCGCGTCGCTGTCGGCGGGCTTCGGCCTGCTGGCGACGCTCCTGGCGTCGGTGGGGCTCTACGGCGTGATGGCCTTCGTCGTCGCCCGGCGCAACAAGGAGCTGGGCATCCGGCTGGCGCTCGGCGCCGATCCGGGCCAGGTGCTCTGGATCGTGATGAAGGAAGTGCTCGTGCTGCTGGCGATCGGCCTGGCCATCGGGCTGCCGGCGGCCATCGGGCTCGGGCGCTTCGTGGGCTCGCAGCTATACGGCATCGACGGCAGCGATCCGTGGATGGCCGTGGCGACCACCGCGGTGCTGGCCGTCGTCTCCGCCGCGGCCGGGTTCATCCCCGCACGCCGCGCCAGTCGCATCGACCCGAACCTCGCCCTGCGCTACGAGTAGCGCAGGACGGGCGGCACGCCGTACGAACGACGGGCGCGACGTGTGCCGCGCCCGTGTCGTGTCCGTCCGCGCGGGGAGCGCGGTCCTACTTGCTGATGACGCCGCAGGCGATACGGTCGCCCGCGTTGCCCGAGGGGTCGGTCTTCATGTCGTCGGCGCCGGCGTGCACCATGAGCGCCGTCCCGCCGTTGGCGAACACCGAGTTGGCCCCCTCGCCCAGGGTGACGTTCTTGTCGACGATGGTCGTCTTGGCCGTTCCGTCCGCCGCGACGGTGAAGTTCGGCATGTCGCCGGCATGGGGGCCCTCGGGATTCTGCATGCCGTGCTTCTTCATCCCTGGGTTGAAGTGCCCGCCCGCCGACGTGAAGGGGGCTTCGCACTTCGCCGTCTGGTGGAAGTGGAGCGCGTGCTCGCCCGGCGGCAGGCCCTTGAAGTTGATGGCGACGCTGACCCCGCCGCCGGACGCGGGCGAAAGCATGGCCATGCCGACCGATTTGCCGCTGGCGTCCTTGACGTCCACGTGCACCATGCTTTGCGCGCCGGCGGTGGCGAAGGCGCCGACCGAGAGGGCGAGAACGACGAACGAAAATGTGCGGGTCATAGCGCTCCTGTGTGACGGAAAGGCCGGGAGACCGGTCTCTTCGGAATGTAGTCCAGACGGCACAGCGGCGCAAACGCCGAACGCCGCCGCGGTCCCGCTCCCGGGTGCCGGCGCCGGCTGAGGTGCCGCGCCATCAGAAGCGGGCCCCGAGCCCCAGCCGGATCGCGCGCGGCGAGCCGGGCATGATGTTGTTGTTGCCGTGGGCCGCCTGGAAGTAGCGCCTGCCCAGCACGTTCTCGACGTTCAGCTGCACGTCCAGGCCCATCGGCAGGCGGCCGAACACCCCGGCGTCCAGGCGGAAGACCGCGGGCAGCGTGACGGTGTTGTCGGTCGAGGCGAAGATGGCCCCGCGGTAGATCGCGGCCACGCCCAGTCCGATGCCGGGCCGCACGTCGAAGCGGTTCCACAGCGATGCCGAGTGCGTGGGCAGGCTGGCCAGCGTCGCCCCGGCCTGGACCGACGGCGAGAGCGACCGGGTGATCCGGCCGTCCTGGTAGGCATATCCCCCCAGCACGCTCCATCGGCTCGTGAGGCGCCCGCTGGCGCCGATCTCGATGCCGCGGACTCGTTGGCCGTCGACCAGCACGACCATCGAAGGGTCGTTCGGGTCGGTCACGGCGACGTTGCCGCGCATGGACCGGTAGGCGGCGGCGGTCACCGACGCCCCGGCGGGGAGGTCCCACTTGAGGCCGGCCTCGAGGTTGCGGAAGGTCTCCGGTTCAAGTGCCTGATTCGAGGCGGACAGCGAGGACAACTGCTCGCCGGCGCGCGGCAGGAAGGACGTACCGCGACTGGCGTACAGCGACACCCGCGTGTGCGGCTTGTAGACCAGCCCCACGCGCGGCGACCACACGACATCACGTGTCGCCAGGGACGTCGGCGTGCGGGCCGCGCGGAGGTCGGTACCGAAACGGTCCACGCGCATCCCGACGACGGCGAGGAGCCTGGAAGCGAGCGCCGCCTGATCCTGCAGGTACACCGCGCCGGTGGTGGCGACGACGTGGTTGTCGGCGTCGGTCTCCGAGGCCTGGAAGGTCGTGGCGACCGTGGTCGTGGGCTGGGCCAGCGGGACGGCGATCGCCGTGGCCCCGCCGGCGCTCGGGAAGTAGGCGGTCATCCGGCGGTTGTCCGTGACCTGGCGGCCCGCCTCGGCGCCGAACGCCCAGGTATGGCGGATCGCTCCCGTCGAGACCGAGACGACGACGTCGGTCTGGCTGAAGACGTTCTGTCGCATCGTGCCGTTGTTGTAGCCCCCGAGGAGCACCGAGCCGCCGTCCGCCGTGACGCCCCGCGGGAAGACGTTCTGGTAGAACTTGTCGTAATCGCCGAGCGCCACCCGGCTGCGCAGCGTGCCGCGCGCCGCGAGGCGCCGCTCCACCTCCACGTAGGCCGAGTTGACCGTCGCGGTCACGTAGCTGACGTCAGGGTTTCCGACGAACGTCGACGGGGGCACCGCCACCGGGCGGCCTCGAGAGGACGGCACGCCCCGGTCGGCGGTCCGTCGATCGTGGAAGTGTTCGCCGCCCGCCCGCAGGACCGTTGCCTCGCCGAATCGGACCGTGGCCGTCGGGGTCAGCCCATAGCGTTCGACGCTCACCTGCGAACGATAGGAGTCGGCGCGCTCGTAGACGCCCATCATCCGCACGCTCGCCGCGCGCGCCAGGGGCTGGGTGACGTCGGCCGTCAGTCGCCGCCCGCCGAACGACCCGGCCTGCACCTGGATGTCGCGAGACGCCGCGTCTCCGGCGACCCGTTGGACGCGATTGATCACCCCGCCTCCACCGCCGCGGCCGAAGATCATGGCGTTCGGACCCTTCAGCACTTCGACGCTGGCCAGGTTGTAGACGTCGCGGTAGTACTGGACGTCGTCACGGATGCCATCGACGTAGAAGTCGGCCGTCGTGCTGTTGCCGCGCAACACCGGGGCGTCCCGGTTGCCTTCGCCCTGCGCCTGGCCGACTCCCGGCACGTAGCGCACGACGTCGGCCATCGTCGTCAGGGCGAGCTGGCGCATGTCGTCCTTGCCCACCACGCCAATGGCCTGCGGGACGTCCAGGAGCGGCGTCGGCACCTTCGTGGCGGTGCGTGTCACGGACGCTCCCCGCACGACGACCGCCTCTTCCCTGGCCGCGACGTCGAGGACGACCGTCAACGGCGGCGCGCCGGCGGGCACGTCAATCCTGACCGGGGCGAACCCCTCGCGGCTGATGGTCAGGACGGCGGTTCCGCCCACCGACTCGAACACGAAGGCGCCGGTGACGTCGGTCTCGGTGACACGCACCGGACCGGCGCCGGCCAGGGTGACCCTGGCCCCGTGAACTGCGCCGCCGGAGCCATCCGAGACGCGGCCTTCGATGCGCGCCGGCGACTGGGCCGACGCCGCGGTGGGAAGAGCGGAAACGAGGCAGAGCAGTAACAGGCGAAGTCGGCGCACGGTATTCCTCCTGCATTGGCGTCGACTCGGCCTGCCGCTAGAATGGCAAGGTCGAACACGTCAAACGCCGCGTGCGGTTGATGGGTCCTGCCGGGACTCGGTTCGATGGCCCGTCCGGTGTGTCAGCACCGGGCGGGCATTTCTACGATCGGACAATGTTGAGACTTGATCTCAACATCGCGGACTGTATATCCGACCGGTTCGGTCGGTCAAGCCGCAAGCGCGAGCGGATGTCGGGCCAGGCGCCCTCGACGGGCGGGACTCACATGGTGTTGCCGGGCTCGATGAGGTGGAAGGCCTCCTGCCGGCGCAGCACCCAGTCCCAAGTGCCGTCGGGCAGGATCGCGGCGTCTTCCTCCAGGGCGAACGTCACCTGCTGGCCGCCCCATTCCGGCACCGCGTGCTTCACGTTGAGCTCGATCGAGTGCCAGGTGTTCGGCCGGAACCGGTAGTCGCCGCGGACGGGCACGCCGCTCTGGTAGTCGGTCATGCCGATGGGCGGACCGGCGGCATGGCCGTGATAGCCGATCGCGTGGCAGTAGATCGACGGGACGAGTCCTTCCATGCGGGCCTGTCCGAGCGCATCGGCCAGGGCCTGGTTGCCCGTCCGGCCCACCTGGGCGAACTGCCGCGTCAGATCCTGCAGCCGGTTGGCCGCCTTCAGCCCGTCGCGCAGTCCCTGCGGCGCGGTCGTCTCGCCCGGCTTGAGCACGTACGCCAGGTGCTGGGTGTCGGTGGAGAAGCCCAGGTAGACCAGGCCGAAGTCCGTGTGGAGCATGTCGCCCGGCCGGATCACGAGGTCGTCCTTCGCCCCGCCCTTCCGGTGGATGGTGACCGAGGGATGGAACCACTTGCCCAGGCCCATCTCGACCACTCGCTGGCGCATCCACCACACCACGTCCTCCGTGGTGGTCTTGCCGGGCGTGATGACGTTGTTCGAGAACGCCTCGCCGATGACCATGTGGGCGACCCGCATCACGTGCCGGTAGGCGTCCAGCTCCTCGGGCATCTTGTATTCGAGCCAGCCCACCGCGAGCATCTCGGCCGACGTCACGCGGGCCGCGTACTTCGGCCCCAGCGCGTCGACGAGCAGGCGCTTCTCGTTCGCCGTCAGGCCGTCGGCGTGGTTCCATGCCTCGGACTCGTCGATGCCGATGACTGCCGGGTCCTTCTGCTCGACCAGCGTCCGCAGGCCCGCCCACTGGCCGTCGTTCGGCGTCTCGACCAGGGTGAAGAGCTTCTCGAGGTCGAAGCGTCCGACGGAATAGCGCTCGACGGGGCGTCCACCGCCCGGGTTGGAGAACACGAGGATCGTGCGCCGCCGCGACGAGTAGGTGGTGAGCGGCGCCATCGACCGGAACACGGGGTCGTCGTTGTACTCGCGCGTGATCACGATCCACATGTCGATGCCTTCGCGCGTCATCAGCGCGGGCAGCACCGTGTCCAGCCGCTTCTGGATCCAGCCCTTCACGAGCGGCGCCTGTTCCCGGTGGGTCAGCACGCGCAGCGCGGGATCGGGATACACCGGCGCCTGGGCGTCGAGCGGCGTGCCGAGCAGCGCGGCGGCCAGGATCGGCGTCAGGATCGCGAATCGGAGGCGGGCGAGGTGGGACATGTCCGGCAGTGTAGACCAGTCGCTTCGCAGGATGGCACGCGGCGGGCGCCGGTCATCCGGTGCGTCGGGCCGCGCGCTGGCGCGGGTCTCGCCGCGTCCGATACGATGGACGGGAGGCCACCCCCGCCTCGCCGGCGACCCTATGCGATCTTCGTGGCGATGGACTCTGCGGGTGGCGCGCGCGAGCGGCCGGCCTACCGCCGTCGCGGGCCTCACGGCCGCCGTCCTGCTCCTTGCGTCGCCGTCGGTGGCGCGTGCCGACGACCTTCGCGGCCGATGCGCCGATGGGCGGACGTGGACCGCCCGGTCGGAGGACGTCACCTCCATGCTCCGGACGCTCAACCAGGTGCGGCACGACGCCCGGCGGCCGCCCCTGGCACGTCTGCCGGTGCTCGACGCGATGGCGCAGGCCCACAGCGTGGACATGGCCTGCCGCGACTACTTCGATCACGTGACCCCGGAGAGGCGACGCCCGAAGGATCGCCTGAAGGCGATGGCCGGACGTAGCGCGCCCGACTGGGACCGCCTCGCCGAGGTGATCGGCACGAGCGGGACGGCCGCCCGCCAGGTGTCGCGCTGGCTCGGCAGCCGCGCCCACAAGCGGGCCGTCCTCGACGGCGCGCACGAACTCGTGGGGATCGGGCTCGTGCGCATCGATCACGGCTCGCACTACACCACGTACTGGACCGTCGAGCTCATGCACGAGCACGACGCGGATCCCTGACGGCCACGCCTCGCTGACGACGCGGGCGCCGTGCCCGCGCCGCCAGCCACCGACGTCCCGCTCAGGACGCCGATCGCGCCGCCGCCACGAGATCCGAGTACGGCGCCGGCGCGCCGTGCAGGGGCAGGATCCGATTCACCCGCAGGTTCAGCCGCTCGACGTGCTCGAGGAGGTTCGCGGCGTACGGATGGTAGCTGCCGCCGGGACTGAAGGCGTCCACCTCGATGAGCAGGCGCTCGGCCGGCAGGTGCGCCATGAGCATCGTCTCGCTGTGCGGGTTGCCGGCGACGTGATAGAGCGCCAACGTCCGGGTGCCATCGGAGATCGTCGTGGATGCGCCGACGGTCTCGACGGTGACTGGTTTCGGCGACCGGGCGAGTGCGTCCGGCGCGATCGTGGCAGGCCGCGCCGCCGTCTCTCGGACGAAGTCCGCGTTGCCTTCCTGGGTCACGATCGTCAGCCCCTCGGCGATCGCCGCGCGCAGCCCCGTGGAGTGATCGAAGTGGTGGTGGGTCATCACGAGGTGCGTCAGCGGCGTGCCCGGCCGGAGCTCGCGCGCCCTGGCGATCGCCGCGAGCGCCCGCGCCTCGCTCTGCGGCGCCTCGATCATCACCAGCCGATCCGTGAACGCCACGACGACGCTGTGATGCGACTGCCCGGCCAGCAGCCACACGCCGGGCGCCTCCTCCGTGACGACGATGTTCACGGCCCCGGCGGGCGGCTCCGCGCTCGCGGCCTCGGCCGGCGCCGCCAGCGCTCCGCCCCCGGCGACGCGGCTGGCCACCTCGTACTCGCCGGTCGTGAAGTCGTCCACGGCCGTCGTGATTCTGGTGGGCAGCTGCAGGCCCCCGGCGGCCGCGTAGTTCGCGAAGGTCGTGGTCAGCAGGACGTCGCCGAGGTTGGGGTGCGTGCCCTTCGAGACGATCCGCACGGGGTGGCTCCCGGCGTCCAGCACCAGGAACAGCCGGCCGTCGGCCGTGTCCACCGCGATGCCACGCTCGCCCTCGCGCACGAGCCCCACGGGGAGGCCGTCCAGGGACAGCCGCGCGTTCGCCGCCAGCGCCGCCCGGACGAGGACCAGCGGGTGGTGATAGCGCTCGACACGGCGCTCCGCGGCCACCGCGACGGCGGCGCGGGTGGGCCGCCCGCCATTACTGGCGTTGTAGGCGATGTCGCCGTCCACGCCCTGCGACTGCGTCTGGGCCTGCGGGCCCTGGAAGTACGCGAAGTTCGGCGTCCTCGTCTGGGTGACGCGCAGGCGCGGCGCCGTCAGGTCGTACTCGCGGGTGTAGGCACGTACCGCAAAGGTCTGCTCGGCAAGGCCAGGCCGGAGGTCCTGTCCCAGGTTGAACTGCCGCCCGGTGCCCTCGATGGTCAGTACGGCCACACCCTCGACGGCCGCCCTCCCGCCGAGCGCCGTGGCCGCATCCTGGACGACCTGAGCCTCGGGAGACAGCCGCGCGCATCCGCCCACGGCGGCCAGTACGCCCACGACCACCAGACACCGTCGCGCCATGTGTTCACCCCCCCGCCCGTCAGCCTAGTCGCGAGTGCACGACGAATTCCAGCAGGGCAGACCAAAGTCCCAAAAAACGATACTCGGGTCCGTCCACAGAGCCAGAATGGGTGCGCGATCGACACGCCCGTCGGTCGGCGATGTGCGTTCCGAGGGATGGTCCTCCCCCGGTCCCGATCGTCGCCGCGCGTTCCGGCCGTCGGCCCCGGGTCGGCGTCGGGAGGACCTCGCCCGTCTGGCAGGTCTGGCCGACCGCGCAGGGGCCGGCCATGTCC from Vicinamibacterales bacterium encodes:
- a CDS encoding M24 family metallopeptidase, which gives rise to MSHLARLRFAILTPILAAALLGTPLDAQAPVYPDPALRVLTHREQAPLVKGWIQKRLDTVLPALMTREGIDMWIVITREYNDDPVFRSMAPLTTYSSRRRTILVFSNPGGGRPVERYSVGRFDLEKLFTLVETPNDGQWAGLRTLVEQKDPAVIGIDESEAWNHADGLTANEKRLLVDALGPKYAARVTSAEMLAVGWLEYKMPEELDAYRHVMRVAHMVIGEAFSNNVITPGKTTTEDVVWWMRQRVVEMGLGKWFHPSVTIHRKGGAKDDLVIRPGDMLHTDFGLVYLGFSTDTQHLAYVLKPGETTAPQGLRDGLKAANRLQDLTRQFAQVGRTGNQALADALGQARMEGLVPSIYCHAIGYHGHAAGPPIGMTDYQSGVPVRGDYRFRPNTWHSIELNVKHAVPEWGGQQVTFALEEDAAILPDGTWDWVLRRQEAFHLIEPGNTM
- a CDS encoding MBL fold metallo-hydrolase; this translates as MARRCLVVVGVLAAVGGCARLSPEAQVVQDAATALGGRAAVEGVAVLTIEGTGRQFNLGQDLRPGLAEQTFAVRAYTREYDLTAPRLRVTQTRTPNFAYFQGPQAQTQSQGVDGDIAYNASNGGRPTRAAVAVAAERRVERYHHPLVLVRAALAANARLSLDGLPVGLVREGERGIAVDTADGRLFLVLDAGSHPVRIVSKGTHPNLGDVLLTTTFANYAAAGGLQLPTRITTAVDDFTTGEYEVASRVAGGGALAAPAEAASAEPPAGAVNIVVTEEAPGVWLLAGQSHHSVVVAFTDRLVMIEAPQSEARALAAIARARELRPGTPLTHLVMTHHHFDHSTGLRAAIAEGLTIVTQEGNADFVRETAARPATIAPDALARSPKPVTVETVGASTTISDGTRTLALYHVAGNPHSETMLMAHLPAERLLIEVDAFSPGGSYHPYAANLLEHVERLNLRVNRILPLHGAPAPYSDLVAAARSAS
- a CDS encoding superoxide dismutase family protein produces the protein MTRTFSFVVLALSVGAFATAGAQSMVHVDVKDASGKSVGMAMLSPASGGGVSVAINFKGLPPGEHALHFHQTAKCEAPFTSAGGHFNPGMKKHGMQNPEGPHAGDMPNFTVAADGTAKTTIVDKNVTLGEGANSVFANGGTALMVHAGADDMKTDPSGNAGDRIACGVISK
- a CDS encoding CAP domain-containing protein; amino-acid sequence: MLRTLNQVRHDARRPPLARLPVLDAMAQAHSVDMACRDYFDHVTPERRRPKDRLKAMAGRSAPDWDRLAEVIGTSGTAARQVSRWLGSRAHKRAVLDGAHELVGIGLVRIDHGSHYTTYWTVELMHEHDADP
- a CDS encoding TonB-dependent siderophore receptor, giving the protein MRRLRLLLLCLVSALPTAASAQSPARIEGRVSDGSGGAVHGARVTLAGAGPVRVTETDVTGAFVFESVGGTAVLTISREGFAPVRIDVPAGAPPLTVVLDVAAREEAVVVRGASVTRTATKVPTPLLDVPQAIGVVGKDDMRQLALTTMADVVRYVPGVGQAQGEGNRDAPVLRGNSTTADFYVDGIRDDVQYYRDVYNLASVEVLKGPNAMIFGRGGGGGVINRVQRVAGDAASRDIQVQAGSFGGRRLTADVTQPLARAASVRMMGVYERADSYRSQVSVERYGLTPTATVRFGEATVLRAGGEHFHDRRTADRGVPSSRGRPVAVPPSTFVGNPDVSYVTATVNSAYVEVERRLAARGTLRSRVALGDYDKFYQNVFPRGVTADGGSVLLGGYNNGTMRQNVFSQTDVVVSVSTGAIRHTWAFGAEAGRQVTDNRRMTAYFPSAGGATAIAVPLAQPTTTVATTFQASETDADNHVVATTGAVYLQDQAALASRLLAVVGMRVDRFGTDLRAARTPTSLATRDVVWSPRVGLVYKPHTRVSLYASRGTSFLPRAGEQLSSLSASNQALEPETFRNLEAGLKWDLPAGASVTAAAYRSMRGNVAVTDPNDPSMVVLVDGQRVRGIEIGASGRLTSRWSVLGGYAYQDGRITRSLSPSVQAGATLASLPTHSASLWNRFDVRPGIGLGVAAIYRGAIFASTDNTVTLPAVFRLDAGVFGRLPMGLDVQLNVENVLGRRYFQAAHGNNNIMPGSPRAIRLGLGARF
- a CDS encoding ABC transporter permease: MTLPTHDLRLALRGLRRSPLFASVAVLSLALGIGANTAIYTLLDQILLRKLPIKAPDALVMLYQQGPHAGSNMGTRMHSYPMYREFQQRAEPFSEVLARRVVDTSVTVDGQTERLTGEMVSGNYFSMLGVPPAIGRVFSSEEDDRIYQGHPVAVISYDYWVRRFNRDPSVVGRKVLVNNYPMTIVGVSAAGFVGLDPTRSPQIRVPILMKPAVVPEWEWVKMEDERTRWVQVFARLKPGYSPVTAAGPMQGLFLQIRQHELTLPGAKDFSPYVREQFMKGTLRVVPAAVGFSQLRNDFSTPLIVLMCMVGLVLLIACANVANLLIARGFARQREIAVRLSIGATRRQLVRQLLTESLLLAGLGGVVGVALAAAMTRALIAFIPVEGAPLLVSPLPDARILVFSFALTAVTGIVFGLLPALRASRPDTWGTLKDTVGSVAASGGSLFLRKGLVAAQVALSFLLLFGAGLFVQSLQNLKGTETGVALDNLVTFQLAPALSGYDDARATTLYTQLKERLEGSPGIVAAAWANVPILSGDEWDSTMSVEGHEAKDGEDMQAFMNALSPGYFETMRIPLLEGRDFRPGDAGQIGADGTPTTRVAIVNKQFADHFFPGQSAVGRHLAFGDRPGLTFDIEIVGVAANSLYEGPREGIRRQVFIPSWGKNSATFYVRTRSASDATFGQIRREVAALDAGIPTYQVKTVEGQLDETLLTDRLIASLSAGFGLLATLLASVGLYGVMAFVVARRNKELGIRLALGADPGQVLWIVMKEVLVLLAIGLAIGLPAAIGLGRFVGSQLYGIDGSDPWMAVATTAVLAVVSAAAGFIPARRASRIDPNLALRYE